The Papaver somniferum cultivar HN1 chromosome 3, ASM357369v1, whole genome shotgun sequence genome includes a region encoding these proteins:
- the LOC113360756 gene encoding aspartic proteinase nepenthesin-2-like → MSPKNVVSSSVNFVTTVVYISILLNLATAVKPKGFSMKMIRSDSKESPLYPRYANLSEGERFQRLVEQSKARARYLGSARAAAYNKSSSMNPDIIRIPIKYMEDRSYYIGQVGIGNFSNQPQYYYLIIDTGSDLMWTQCHGGNNYFYQDPPVYDQGSSSTYDRIPCVHLDECDSRHCENGLCTYKEGYVSGPETFGHLAYETFTINSNTGDRESVAIIIMGCGIDQRNFGPLFGVPEKRDGDQDFPPPIPAPGTAPIAGILGLGQDTSNFSLVLQLDVDNKKFEYCLQSYDLHGIASSYTYLRFGSDAIIGGGPEVLKTPIIQDPNFKSPYHLILEDISVGNRRVRFQPSDFQIRADGNGGTIIDSGAPFTIMRMRHFRRVKQVLLNYFADFRIQPVDREPGMLFDPCFRIPSGFNEYPEITFHFQRGADFVIKQRSGSFTYYKDENLLCFAIIGLYSHLQYDVTLGAMQQANKRILYDLNEKALSFTEEECNFGS, encoded by the coding sequence ATGAGCCCAAAAAATGTTGTGTCTTCTTCCGTCAATTTTGTAACAACGGTTGTTTACATTTCAATCCTACTAAACTTGGCCACCGCAGTTAAACCAAAAGGGTTTAGCATGAAGATGATTCGCAGCGATTCTAAAGAATCACCTCTATATCCAAGGTATGCTAATTTATCAGAAGGAGAAAGATTTCAAAGACTCGTGGAACAATCCAAAGCTCGAGCACGTTATCTTGGATCTGCAAGAGCTGCTGCTTATAATAAAAGCAGCTCCATGAATCCCGATATTATACGTATACCTATAAAATACATGGAGGACAGAAGCTATTACATTGGTCAGGTAGGCATAGGTAATTTCAGTAATCAACcacaatattattatttaattatcgATACTGGCAGTGATCTTATGTGGACTCAATGTCATGGTGGAAACAATTATTTCTATCAAGATCCGCCAGTTTATGATCAGGGGAGTTCGAGTACATATGACCGTATCCCTTGTGTACATCTTGATGAGTGTGACTCAAGACATTGCGAAAACGGGCTCTGTACGTACAAAGAAGGATATGTTTCCGGACCAGAAACATTTGGTCATCTTGCTTATGAAACTTTCACTATCAACTCAAACACCGGTGACCGTGAAAGTGTTGCAATTATAATCATGGGTTGCGGTATTGATCAAAGGAATTTCGGACCATTATTTGGTGTTCCCGAGAAGCGTGACGGTGATCAAGACTTCCCTCCACCCATACCTGCACCTGGAACTGCTCCCATAGCAGGAATTCTCGGTTTAGGACAAGATACCTCTAATTTTTCTTTGGTACTTCAGTTAGATGTTGATAATAAAAAGTTTGAATACTGTTTGCAGTCGTATGACCTTCACGGCATTGCGAGTTCATACACGTATTTAAGATTTGGTTCCGACGCAATAATTGGAGGAGGACCTGAAGTACTTAAAACTCCAATAATTCAAGACCCAAATTTCAAGTCTCCTTACCACTTGATTCTAGAGGATATTAGTGTAGGTAACAGACGCGTAAGGTTTCAACCAAGTGATTTCCAGATCAGGGCGGATGGAAATGGTGGGACTATCATAGATTCAGGGGCTCCATTTACCATTATGCGTATGCGTCATTTTCGAAGAGTCAAGCAAGTGTTGTTAAATTATTTTGCAGATTTTCGTATTCAACCTGTTGATCGTGAACCTGGCATGCTATTCGATCCTTGTTTTCGTATACCATCCGGATTCAATGAGTACCCGGAGATAACATTTCATTTTCAGCGGGGCGCGGATTTTGTTATTAAACAACGGTCTGGTAGTTTTACCTATTACAAAGATGAGAACTTGCTATGTTTTGCTATCATTGGCTTGTATAGCCACCTCCAATATGATGTTACTTTAGGAGCCATGCAACAAGCTAATAAAAGGATTTTGTACGATCTTAATGAAAAGGCACTCTCATTTACCGAAGAGGAATGCAATTTTGGTTCATGA